A region from the Bacteroidota bacterium genome encodes:
- a CDS encoding cysteine-rich CWC family protein: MELEEKEICPKCKKKFSCSKSNKCWCYEIGLDSNQLAKLNTNYEYCLCPNCIEELKNQNKP; the protein is encoded by the coding sequence ATGGAACTGGAAGAAAAAGAAATTTGTCCCAAATGCAAAAAAAAATTTTCATGCTCTAAATCAAATAAATGTTGGTGTTATGAAATTGGATTAGATTCTAATCAATTGGCAAAATTAAATACTAATTATGAATACTGCCTTTGCCCGAATTGTATTGAAGAATTAAAGAATCAAAATAAGCCTTAA
- a CDS encoding amidohydrolase: protein MKKLLVLLLALLLNVEMFSQKNNTKANEYAEKTYALNYLSNEKTIMKFGKISDAIWSYAELGMQEFKSSALLASTLEAEGFTLERGVAGMPTAFVASYGSGKPVIAILGEFDALPMISQKGRVSKQEPLINGAPGHGCGHNTMGTAATATAIAIKEAMIKFGFKGTIRVYGSPAEETIISRPYMIKAGLFEDVDFVIDNHSSSEFSTEYGVSGNAIISTFFTFKGKTAHSAGAPWSGRSALDAVEIMNVSTNYLREHLFYTERMHYVITAGGEAPNVVPDKATVWYYIRNSDDKVEEMFERVLDCAKGAALATGTELFEVRTIAAAHQRHSNKGMAELLQRNMDLIGMPAWTEEENEFAKALQKELGQEENGMPTKIKEFKASKETFVGGGSSDVGDVTLVAPTASLRFPGGVPGGISHHWSNVTANFGSTAWKGLNAGAKVMAASAIDLFMNEELRNAIIKEFKDYSIKHPYKSFLPKDAKPPVDLNQELMEKWALELAKYYIEVK from the coding sequence TGTTTTCTCAAAAAAATAATACAAAAGCAAATGAGTATGCGGAAAAAACCTATGCATTAAATTATTTAAGTAATGAAAAAACAATAATGAAATTCGGGAAAATTTCCGATGCCATTTGGTCATACGCTGAATTGGGGATGCAAGAATTTAAATCGTCAGCACTTTTAGCTTCTACCTTGGAAGCCGAAGGATTTACTTTAGAAAGAGGTGTGGCAGGGATGCCAACTGCTTTTGTGGCCTCCTATGGATCAGGAAAGCCTGTTATTGCAATTTTGGGCGAATTTGATGCGTTACCTATGATTTCTCAAAAAGGTAGAGTTTCTAAACAGGAGCCATTAATTAATGGAGCTCCCGGACATGGGTGTGGACATAATACGATGGGCACAGCCGCTACTGCTACTGCAATTGCTATAAAAGAAGCGATGATAAAATTCGGCTTTAAAGGCACGATTCGTGTTTATGGATCTCCTGCTGAAGAAACAATTATAAGCAGACCGTATATGATCAAAGCGGGGCTATTTGAAGACGTTGATTTTGTTATAGATAATCATAGTAGTAGCGAATTCAGTACAGAATATGGGGTAAGTGGCAATGCGATAATTTCTACTTTTTTTACATTTAAAGGAAAAACGGCTCATAGTGCGGGGGCACCTTGGTCAGGAAGAAGTGCTTTAGATGCAGTTGAGATTATGAACGTTTCTACTAATTATTTAAGGGAGCATTTGTTTTACACTGAGCGAATGCATTATGTGATTACTGCCGGTGGTGAAGCCCCTAATGTTGTTCCTGATAAAGCTACTGTGTGGTATTATATTAGAAATAGTGATGATAAAGTTGAGGAAATGTTTGAAAGAGTTTTGGATTGTGCAAAAGGTGCTGCTCTTGCAACAGGAACGGAACTGTTCGAAGTTCGTACTATCGCTGCTGCACATCAGAGGCATTCAAATAAGGGTATGGCTGAACTATTGCAAAGAAATATGGATCTTATTGGAATGCCGGCATGGACCGAAGAAGAAAATGAATTTGCAAAAGCATTACAGAAGGAACTTGGTCAAGAAGAAAATGGAATGCCAACGAAAATTAAAGAATTTAAAGCATCAAAAGAAACATTTGTTGGAGGTGGTTCATCAGATGTGGGGGATGTGACTTTAGTGGCACCAACAGCATCTCTTCGTTTCCCGGGTGGAGTTCCAGGAGGGATTAGTCATCATTGGTCAAATGTAACTGCTAACTTTGGCTCAACTGCATGGAAAGGTTTAAATGCTGGTGCCAAAGTAATGGCTGCTTCAGCGATAGATTTATTTATGAATGAAGAATTAAGAAACGCTATTATAAAAGAGTTTAAGGATTATTCAATAAAACATCCATATAAGTCATTTTTACCGAAAGATGCAAAACCGCCAGTCGATTTAAATCAGGAATTGATGGAAAAATGGGCACTTGAGCTAGCGAAGTATTATATAGAAGTAAAGTAA